A portion of the Rhinopithecus roxellana isolate Shanxi Qingling chromosome 19, ASM756505v1, whole genome shotgun sequence genome contains these proteins:
- the WNT3 gene encoding proto-oncogene Wnt-3 has product MEPHLLGLLLGLLLGGTRVLAGYPIWWSLALGQQYTSLGSQPLLCGSIPGLVPKQLRFCRNYIEIMPSVAEGVKLGIQECQHQFRGRRWNCTTIDDSLAIFGPVLDKATRESAFVHAIASAGVAFAVTRSCAEGTSTICGCDSHHKGPPGEGWKWGGCSEDADFGVLVSREFADARENRPDARSAMNKHNNEAGRTTILDHMHLKCKCHGLSGSCEVKTCWWAQPDFRAIGDFLKDKYDSASEMVVEKHRESRGWVETLRAKYSLFKPPTERDLVYYENSPNFCEPNPETGSFGTRDRTCNVTSHGIDGCDLLCCGRGHNTRTEKRKEKCHCIFHWCCYVSCQECIRIYDVHTCK; this is encoded by the exons GTCCCTGGCCCTGGGCCAGCAGTACACATCTCTGGGCTCACAGCCCCTGCTCTGCGGCTCCATCCCAGGCCTGGTCCCCAAGCAACTGCGCTTCTGCCGCAATTACATCGAGATCATGCCCAGCGTGGCCGAGGGCGTGAAACTGGGCATCCAGGAGTGCCAGCACCAGTTCCGGGGCCGCCGCTGGAACTGCACCACCATAGATGACAGCCTGGCCATCTTTGGGCCCGTCCTCGACAAAG CCACCCGCGAGTCGGCCTTCGTGCACGCCATCGCCTCGGCCGGCGTGGCCTTCGCCGTCACCCGCTCCTGCGCCGAGGGCACCTCCACCATTTGCGGCTGTGACTCGCATCATAAGGGGCCGCCTGGCGAAGGCTGGAAGTGGGGCGGCTGCAGCGAAGACGCTGACTTCGGGGTGTTAGTGTCCAGAGAGTTCGCGGACGCGCGTGAGAACAGGCCGGACGCACGCTCGGCCATGAACAAGCACAACAACGAGGCGGGCCGCACG ACTATCCTGGACCACATGCACCTCAAATGCAAGTGTCACGGGCTGTCGGGCAGCTGTGAGGTGAAGACCTGCTGGTGGGCGCAGCCTGACTTCCGTGCCATTGGCGACTTCCTCAAGGACAAGTATGACAGCGCCTCGGAGATGGTAGTAGAGAAGCACCGTGAGTCCCGAGGCTGGGTGGAGACCCTCCGGGCCAAGTACTCGCTCTTCAAGCCGCCCACCGAGAGGGACCTGGTCTACTACGAGAACTCCCCCAACTTTTGTGAGCCCAACCCAGAGACAGGTTCTTTTGGCACAAGGGACCGGACTTGCAATGTCACCTCCCATGGCATTGATGGCTGCGATCTGCTCTGCTGTGGCCGTGGCCACAACACGAGGACGGAGAAGCGGAAGGAAAAATGCCACTGCATCTTCCACTGGTGCTGCTACGTCAGCTGCCAGGAGTGTATTCGCATCTACGATGTGCACACCTGCAAGTAG